One window of Phocoena phocoena chromosome 13, mPhoPho1.1, whole genome shotgun sequence genomic DNA carries:
- the PATZ1 gene encoding POZ-, AT hook-, and zinc finger-containing protein 1 isoform X4 — protein sequence MERVNDASCGPSGCYTYQVSRHSTEMLHNLNQQRKNGGRFCDVLLRVGDESFPAHRAVLAACSEYFESVFSAQLGDGGAADGGPADVGGAAAAPGGGTGGSRELEMHTISSKVFGDILDFAYTSRIVVRLESFPELMTAAKFLLMRSVIEICQEVIKQSNVQILVPPARADIMLFRPPGTSDLGFPLDMTNGAALAANSNGIAGSMQPEEEAARAAGAAIASQASLPVLPGVDRLPMVAGPLSPQLLTSPFPNVASSAPPLTGKRGRGRPRKANLLDSMFGSPGGLREAGILPCGLCGKVFTDANRLRQHEAQHGVTSLQLGYIDLPPPRLGENGLPISEDPDGPRKRSRTRKQVACEICGKIFRDVYHLNRHKLSHSGEKPYSCPVCGLRFKRKDRMSYHVRSHDGSVGKPYICQSCGKGFSRPDHLNGHIKQVHTSERPHKCQVWVGSSSGLPPLESLPSDLPSWDFAQPALWRSSHSVPDTAFSLSLKKSFPALENLGPAPSSNALFCPAPPGYLRQGWTAPEGSRAFTQWPVG from the exons ATGGAGCGAGTGAACGACGCTTCCTGCGGCCCGTCGGGCTGCTACACCTACCAGGTGAGCAGACACAGCACGGAGATGCTGCACAACCTGAACCAGCAGCGCAAAAACGGCGGGCGCTTCTGCGACGTGCTCCTGCGGGTGGGCGACGAGAGCTTCCCAGCGCACCGCGCGGTGCTGGCTGCCTGCAGCGAGTACTTTGAGTCGGTGTTCAGCGCCCAGTTGGGCGACGGCGGAGCTGCGGACGGGGGTCCCGCTGACGTGGGGGGCGCAGCGGCGGCCCCGGGCGGCGGGACTGGGGGCAGCCGGGAGCTGGAGATGCACACCATCAGCTCCAAGGTGTTCGGGGACATCCTGGACTTCGCCTACACTTCCCGCATTGTGGTTCGCCTGGAGAGCTTCCCCGAGCTTATGACGGCCGCCAAGTTTCTGCTGATGAGGTCGGTCATTGAGATCTGCCAGGAAGTCATCAAACAGTCCAATGTGCAGATCCTGGTGCCCCCTGCCCGGGCTGACATCATGCTGTTTCGTCCCCCTGGGACCTCGGACTTGGGTTTCCCTTTGGACATGACCAATGGGGCAGCCTTGGCAGCCAACAGCAATGGCATCGCAGGCAGCATGCAGCCTGAGGAGGAGGCAGCTCGGGCGGCTGGTGCAGCCATTGCGAGCCAAGCCTCCCTGCCTGTGTTACCTGGGGTGGACCGCTTGCCCATGGTGGCCGGACCCCTGTCCCCCCAACTGCTGACTTCCCCATTCCCCAATGTGGCATCCAGTGCCCCTCCCCTGACTGGCAAGCGAGGCCGGGGCCGCCCAAGGAAGGCCAACCTGCTGGACTCAATGTTCGGGTCCCCAGGGGGCCTGAGGGAGGCAGGCATCCTTCCGTGTGGCCTGTGTGGGAAGGTGTTCACTGATGCCAACCGGCTCCGGCAGCACGAGGCCCAGCATGGTGTCACCAGCCTCCAGCTGGGCTACATCGACCTTCCTCCTCCGAGGCTGGGTGAGAATGGGCTACCCATCTCTGAGGACCCCGACGGCCCCCGAAAGAGGAGCCGGACCAGGAAGCAGGTGGCCTGCGAGATCTGTGGCAAGATCTTTCGTGACGTGTACCATCTCAATCGGCACAAGCTGTCCCACTCGGGGGAGAAGCCCTATTCCTGCCCCGTGTGTGGGCTGCGGTTCAAGAGGAAAGATCGCATGTCCTACCATGTGCGGTCCCACGATGGGTCCGTGGGCAAGCCCTACATCTGCCAGAGCTGTGGGAAAGGCTTCTCCAG GCCTGATCACTTGAACGGACATATCAAGCAGGTGCACACTTCTGAGCGGCCTCACAAGTGTCAG GTGTGGGTTGGGAGCAGCAGCGGCCTGCCGCCCCTGGAATCTCTTCCTAGCGACCTGCCATCATGGGACTTTGCCCAGCCTGCTTTGTGGAGGTCGTCCCATTCGGTTCCTGACACCgccttttccctttctctaaaAAAATCCTTCCCAGCCCTCGAAAACCTGGGCCCAGCACCCTCCAGCAACGCTCTCTTCTGCCCAGCCCCGCCGGGCTATCTGAGGCAGGGTTGGACTGCCCCAGAGGGCAGCCGGGCCTTTACCCAGTGGCCTGTGGGCTAG